The stretch of DNA GCGGACCCGGAACGCGGTTTCGGCAAGACCAAGGTCAGTCTGGACGAGCCGGCCATGCAATATATCATCAACATCGCCAACGGCGACGCCCGGATCGGGCTAAACCTGCTGGATATAGCCATCCAGAGTACTAAACAGTCCGCGGACGGCGCCCGGCATATCAGCCGCGAGGCGGTGGAAGCGGCGGCTCAGAAGAAGGTGATGCTTTACGACCAGTCCGGCGAGGAGCATTATAATATCATCTCGGCCTTCCACAAGAGCCTGCGTGGCAGCGACCCGGATGCGTCTTTGTACTGGCTGGGCCGGATGTTGGAAGCGGGTGAGGACCCGTTATATGTGGCCCGGCGGATGGTCAGGTTTGCCTCGGAGGACATCGGCAACGCCGACCCGCAGGCGCTGATGGTGGCCATGGCGGCCAAGGAGGCGGTGGATTTTGTGGGTATGCCCGAGGCGGATAACGCCCTGGCCCAGGCGGCGGTTTACCTGGCTACGGCGCCCAAGAGCAACGCCATCTACGCGGCTTATAACAAGGTCAAGTCGGACGTCAAGAATACTGTCAACGAGCCGGTGCCTTTGCACCTGAGGAACCCAGTCACGGACCTGATGGGTGAATTGGGCTACGGTAAGGAATATAAGTACCCGCACGATTTCCCGTACCATTTCGTTAAACAGGAATACCTGCCGGCCGGGCTGAAGGGCAAAAAGTATTACCAGCCGACTGATTACGGGTTTGAGAAGGAAATCAGGAAACGGATAGAGTTCTGGGAGAAATTGAAGAGCCAGTCCGGAGCGGATAAAAAGTGAATTCAATATGGCACTTGATTATACTATTGCAGAGATTTTCGGGGCCGAAGGCCTGATTTCCCATGGCTTTAAGGGTTACGAAAGCCGGCCCCAGCAAATCGAGATGTACGAGGTCATCCGCGATGCCATAAAACTGGAAAAGCACCTGGTCATCGAGGCCGGCACTGGCGTGGGCAAGACCTTTGCTTACCTGATTCCGGCCATCCAGTATTCGGTCAATAGCGGCAAGCCGGTGGTCATTTCCACCAACACCATCAACCTGCAGGAACAGATAATGTATAAGGATATTCCTTTCCTGCGGACGGTGCTGGGCGTGCATTTCTCGGCGGCTTTGTGCAAGGGCCGGAGCAATTATTTATGCAAGCGGCGGCTGAACAAGGCGCTCCTGAACCAGAGCCGGATTTTCGAGGGTATGGATGACGTCGAGGAGCTGGCCCGGATAAAGAAATGGAACGCCGAGACGCAGGCGGACAGCGACGGGAGCATTTCATCGTTGTCCTGGGTGCCGTCGGACGGGGTTTGGAGCAAGGTCTGCTCCGAACACGATAACTGCGCCGGGAAAAAGTGCTATCATCATCACGAATGTTATTATCAGAGGGCCAGGGCCAAGCTGGCGGCCAGCAACCTGATTATCGTCAACCATCCGGTCTTGGTGATTGACGCCGGGCTGAAGCAGGAGGAGGCCAATTTCCTGCCCAAGTACGACGTGGTCATCGTGGACGAGGCGCACCGGCTGGAGCTGGTGGCCCAGGACCATCTGGGCATGGAGATATCGAACGACCAGCTGACCTATCTTTTCAATACGTTGTACCGCCCGGACAAGAACCGGGGGTTTTTGACCTTTCTGCCGGCCAAGAACGCCAAGGTTAAGGAATGCAAAGACCTGGTGTTGGAGGCCCGTGACGCGTCGGCGGAGTTCTTTGATGAACTGCTGGGGTGGATAAAGACCAAGCTTCCGGAGAACGGGCGTGTCAAGGACGCGGCGGCCATGGCCGGAATAACCAATATGCTCAGCCCAGCGCTGGGCAGGCTTTACCTGTGCCTCAAGGACCTGTCACAGCAGATGAAGGTCAAGGGCAAGTCCAAGAAAGGGCGTGACCGGGAGTTTTCGTACGACTACGACGAGACGGAACTGGACGCGTTCGTCAGGCGGACGCTGGGCTTTGCCGGCGCGGTGGAGTCGTTCCTGAAGCAGGTGCAGAAGGACAACGTTTATTGGATAGAGCTTAAAGGGCGAAACAGGGGAACGCCCAGGATTATCCTAAAAGGCGCGCCGCTCAAGGTCAACCAGGTGGTTAAAGATATTATTTTTGACAAGGTCAAGACGGCGGTGCTGACCAGCGCCACGCTGGCCTGTTACACGCCGGGTAATCAGGCGGCTTCGGCGTCAGTGAAACCAAAGACAGACGGAGAAACAAACGTGGCCGTTGCCGGGATAGACCCATTGAGTTATATAAAAGAAAACCTGGGAATGGAAAATGCGTTGGGTAAGGTGCTGGGGTCGCCTTTTGACTATCAGAAACAGGTCAAGATATACCTGACCAAGGATACGCCGGACCCGAGGACCAAGGAGTTCGAGTTCGCCATCAGCAAGATGATAACGGATTACCTGGGGTTGACCAACGGGCGGGCCTTCGTGCTTTTCACCAGTTATGACCTGATGAACCGGGTGCATGAGCGGATAAGCAGCCAGCTGGAGCAAAAGGGCATGCCGGTGTATATTCAGGGCAAGAGCATGCCGCGCCACCAGATGTTGGAGAAATTCAAGAACAATGTCGGGTCGGTTATTTTCGGGGCGGACAGCTTCTGGCAGGGGGTCGATGTGCCGGGCGAGGCGCTGGAGAACATCATCATCACCAAACTGCCGTTTTCGGTGCCGAGTACGCCTTTGGTCGAGGCCCGGATAGAGGATATGGAAAGAGCCGGTCTGGATTCGTTCATGAATTATTTTCTGCCCGAGGCGATTCTGAAACTGCGTCAGGGGTTCGGGCGGCTTATCAGAACCAAGACCGACAAGGGCATCGTGGTAATACTGGACAGTCGGATTATGACCAAGAATTACGGTAAGTTTTTTCTGGAATCACTCCCTAAATGCCAGGTTATCGTTAAGGGGTAGCCGGTTTCGGGCACTTATAAAAACATCTTAAATAATGCATGTTTCTCTTGACATATTATTATCATTATAGTACGTTTAGAATATTCTAAAAGTTGTGAATTATAGTAGAAGGTAGATTATGAAAGAAGATATCAATAAATTCCGGGATATGATCATTGACTCGGCTGGTGAAATGGCCGGTAGCTTGGGGCTGAATCGGGTGGTCGGACAGTTATATGCCCTTTTGTATATCAGTTCTAAGCCGTTGTCGTTGGATGAAATGCTGGATGCCCTAAGGATAAGTAAGGGTAATGTAAGCGTTAACATAAGGGTTCTTGAGGAATGGGGTGCGGTAAGCAAAATATGGATAAAGGGGGATCGTAAGGATTATTATCAGGCCAATCCGGATATTATGGGCATAGTGATAAGCCGGCTTAAATCAGGACTGGCAATCCGTTTGGGTAAGGCTGATACGATAATCAACAGGTCCGAGAAATACTTGAAATTAATTAACAATAATAATTTAGACCCTGTTGCCAGGGAGACTATCCAGGCATATAAAAAAAGACTAGTCGAGATTAAGACCCAGAAGGAAAAAGTTAAGAATATCTTGGCTATAATGTCTGTCGACATGGTCAGGAAATTATTGTAATCAAAAAAGTTATAAATGGAAAATAAAATAGGACAGCTATTAAAAAGCACTATTATTTATGGTGCGGGCGGGTTTTTAAACCGCCTGATAAGTTTTCTTTTGCTGCCTCTTTTTACCGCTTATCTGACACCGGTTGATTATGGAATAAGTTCTATGCTGTTATTAGTTTCATCGTTTGCGTCCCCGATATTGTCTTTGGGCTTGGGCGTGTCGACCGGCATTTGCTATTTTGAAAATAATGATAATGACAGGAAATCAGCGGTCATCTGGACTTCTTTCATTATCATGCTCATAAGTTCGCTGATATTCCTGATCCCGGGCATTTGGCTGTCTGGCAAGATAAGTTTCATACTTTTTAAGAGTACGGATTATTCTTATCTGGTGTTTATCGCTCTTATTTACACCGGTTTCAGCATTTTGGTCCAGCCTTTTATGTGGCGCCTTCAGTTTGAGAACAGGGCCAAGAAATTTGTCGTGCTAACGACAACAGCTACGATAATTTCCATTTGCGCCAGCATCATAATGGTTATTTTTCTGAAACAAGGCGTTAAGGGCTTGATAGAATCCTGGTTAATAGGACAGACAGTTACATTCCTAATTTTTATTTTGTTTGCCGCCGGTTCTTTGAGACTCAGACTTAATAGTATTCTTGTTAAAGAATTGTTGCGGCTGGGCATTCCAATGATTCCTTCTTTTGCATGCCTATTCCTGCTGTCACAAGGGAATAGATTTATTCTGCAGTGGTTAAAAGGGCTTGAATTCGTAGGGATTTATACAGTAGGGTTTAATTTGGGTATGCTGATGAATATTATCGTGGGTGGATTCACTACAGCTTGGATGCCCTACTTTCTTTCTTATAAAGATAAACCGGAAGAGGCGAAAGTGTTATTTAGCAAGATATTGACGTATTATGTTTTTTTGTTTGGCTCCATAAGCCTGTTGTTTTATGCATTAGCTAAACCTGTGGTGATAATTATGACTCAGCCTGCTTTCTATGAAGCATATAAATCAATAGGGCCGTCAGCCACGGCTCAGTTCCTGACGGGAGTGTTCAGCATATTATTACCAGGGGTATATTATGCCAAAGAAGTAAAAATTATTACTTTGATACAAATAGTCACTGTAGCAATAACGAGTATATTGAGTTTAATATTTATATATTACCGGGGGCTTGAGGGAACTATAGTTTCCTTGGTATTCGGTTATTTGATACTCATTTTATTGCAGTATATATGGAATATAAGAAGAAAAGGCACATATCAAAATGTTAATTATGAGTGGAAGAAATTAATACTTTTTGTATTTTTTTACATAGGGTTCTCGATTTTTACTTATCTTGATAAAACTTCGAGTCTTTGGGCGGAATTAATCTTGAATAGTATTATGTTTTTTATTTTAATTTGCGTTGTTTATAAACTTTTAGAATTTAAAGAAAGGCAATTTCTGCTTGATTTTGGTAAATCTATATTAATGAAGGTTAAATAATATGAAAAACAATATTTATAGTAGGGCCCCCCTATTTTTGCGGGATAAAATACCAGTTTTTTCTTTGAATAATGAATATACTGATAATTATGAGCGTATTGCGCATGATCATATTTTGGCAGCAACTTGTAGTGGGGAGAATCCATTTATCCCAGAAAAGCTTTGGGTTGAAATGGAAAATTCTACAGTAAATCTTGTTAGTAAATATTTAAAGGGTGGATGTAAAATACTTGATGTTGGGGTTGGATTAGGTCGGCTTTTAAATTTGTTACCTGGTGTTGAAAAATATGGGATGGATATAAGTTTGAATTATCTTAAGGTTGCGCAAAGTAAGGGGATAGATGTTTGTTATTCACTTATTGAAGATATGCCATATCAAGAAGGAATTTTTGACATTGTTGTGTGTACGGATGTATTAGAACATGTGATAGATCTTAACCTTGTTTGCCAGAAAATAATTTCAGTTCTTAAGAAAGGAGGTATTTTTATTGTTCGAGTTCCCTATAAGGAAGACTTGAGTGGATATCTTAAGCCCGGTTATCCTTATAAATATGCTCATTTTCGTAGTTTTGATGAAAATTCTTTGCGCTTATTATTAGAGGGGATTTTTAAATGTCAGTTTATTGAGTACACCCCAGGGGGTTATTATATATATGACACAAGGCTAAAATGCCAATTGCCCATAATTAAATATAAGATTTTAGAAGCTTTGACTATATTAAAAAGGCTATTGCCTTTCTTCTACATGATTTTGTTACCTAAATTACTTTATCCAGTGGAAATTAATATGTGCTTCATTAAGAAATAATATGTTTTTATAAGAAAGTGTTATGTTGAAAGTGTTATAATACGATATTTAAACTAATAATATATTAAAAAATTTATGGGACATAATAAAACAGGAAGTTTGATATTCTGCGATTTGGGGGCTTGATTTATATTTTGCGGGGGAAGTCATTAAATAATGCAATGAGTTACATCAAAGAGATTGACGTGAATGGTATTCTGGTGCTCTATTACAGCCCATTGATTACTAATGCGCCAACGATTTTAGAACATATTAATTCATTTAAAATGTATTCCCAATTCGAAACCTGGAGTATCAATACTGAGTTGGGTTTTTCAAAAAACTTGGAGCGATTAAGGTTTAGGATAATAGTGTTGCATTACTCATTGTTTGCTCTAAAATACCAGTTAAATAATAAATTTTCAAATTACTTGAATAATAATAAATACGCTTATAAAATAGCTTTTTTCCAAGATGAGTACCGCTATTGCCAGCAGAGATTTAATTTTATCAATGAATACAGAATTAATTGTGTATATACTTCACTTGAACCGGATTATTTTAAAGATATATATTTGAAATATACAAATACTCCTAAATTAGTTTCTAATTTACCAGGATATGTGAGTGAGGAGTTAATATTCCAATCAGGCAAATTAACCATACCAATAGAAACTCGTTCAATTGATATCGGTTACCGGGCCAGGAGACTAGATTACTATATGGGCAGGGGCGCACAGGAAAAGCATCAAATCGGGATGGAGTTTAAAAAACGAGCTAAAAATTACAACTTGGTTTTAGATATTGAAACAGAAGAGTCTAAGCGAATATATGGTCGTTCCTGGTATCAATTTCTGGCCAACTGCCGGTTTATTCTGGGGGTAGAGGCCGGAGTGTCGATTTTTGATATCGAGGACCGTGTTCGAGAAGAGTGCGCAAAGAAACTGTCAAGTAAGCCGGGCATAACATTTGAAGAGATATCCAAGATGATTTTATATAAATGGGAGGATAACATTTATTATAGATCAATAAGCCCGAGGCATTTTGAGGCGGCTGCTTCCCGGGTTTGCCAGATTCTTTTTGAAGGTAAATATTCCGGTATACTCAAGCCTATGGTTCATTATATTCCTCTTAAAAAAGATTTTTCTAACTTTGATGATGTTATTAAGATGCTGGAAGATAAGAAATTATGTTCGGAATTGATAGCCAATGCTTATCGCGACCTGATTGCTTCGGATTTATACAGCTATCGGAAATTTATCGGGGATTTTGATCAGGAGCTGATAAAGGAGGGCTTCAGACCAGGGGGCATTGCGCAATCACAGGTTGAAGCAGTGACAGCAATTATTCAAAAAGGGCAGTGGTTAAGAAATATATATGGTAAAATAAAAGTGATACGATATAAATATATACCTGGTAATAATTTTGTAATAAGTTATTTAAAATATTTGATTGAAAGGGGATAGTAATGAATACAAAAGATAAAACAAAAGCGAAAGAAACAATGAGGGAACAAATTTATTGTGATTCAAAAAGAGAGCGAGGTGCTCTCTATTCATTCCCCCCCCCATTGATTATTAATTTTTATAAACAACTACCCATAGCAAAAAATTATAAACAGGTGGATGCTAATATACGACGTAAAATTGTTGTTGTTACGATGGATGATAACTATGATTTGTTTCTTGATAATTTGTTAGCAAAAAACAATGTTCCGGCTACTTGGTTTCCTGTAGTTAACGAGTTGGTCCCGGAATTAAAGAACAAGGAAGTTGAATTTCATTTTAATAAGGATATGGGATCTATAGAGAGCCAGAAAAAGAAATTTATTGAAAAAATGGGGTATACTCCGAGAATTAATCGCAATCATCGTCTTTGGTGGCGTTCTGATAATATAGATTTTGCTTATTTGTCCCTTCATGGGATATTAGCTGACAGCACCAAAATAGGCATAACTCCTTACAAGCCTTGTGTCCAAGGAAGAATATTACCCATATGGGAAATTCCTTTTGCTTTTTTTGAACCTTCTTGTGTTTCCGTTATGCGCGCAGGATATTCCCTTGTTGAAAACATGGAAACGTTATTTCGGAATAATGTTACTCCTATTGTAGGTACATTTCACCCCCTTAATTTGGAAAAATACCATCATTTTTCTTCACAATTAGAAAAATTTATTCGGTTAGGAAGGAAATATCACTATAATTTTATGTCATTAAAACAATTATTAAATTTATTACAAGATCAATAGGAAGAATACTAATATGCGAATAATAAAAGGTAAAAATAGCCAGATAGAAAAAAGTGTCGTAATCTCTGGCGTTTATGGGGAGCCGACAATAATTATGGGTGACAACAGCTACATCGGGCGAAATGTTAATATAGCAGTTCCCTATTTGGAAATTGGCGATTATGTAACTATCCATCATGATAGCAGTATTTCTGGTCAAAAAGAATGTATTATCGGGCATAATTCATGGGTAGGAGAAAAAAGTCTTTTAAATACCACCGGTGCTCTTTGGATAGGTAATAATGTTGGTATCGGCGCGGCGACTCATATCTGGACACACATTAGGCATGGGGAATTATTTGAGGGTTGTTTACTAGATAAGGTGAGCCCTGCAATAATCGAAGATGATGTGTGGTTAGTGGGGGGGTATATAACTGTTTCTCAAGGATTAATTCTGGGGAAGAAGTCAGTTATTTTAACTGGTTCTGTAGTAACTAAAAATACGGCGTCGGACAGAATTTACGCAGGGACTCCTGCAGTAGATATAACTAGTAAAATAAAGCCATATAAAATAATGAGTGTTCAAGATAAAATGATTATGATGGATTCATTTATTAGGGAATTTAACAAAAAAGAGCGGAGCAAAGTTTATAGGGAGGGGGCTAAGATTTTTCTTGGCAAGAGCGAGTTTGATATTCTAAGTAAAACCTATAATAAGAAGCTTAGTTCCGGGGAAATAAAATTTATGCAATTTTTGAAGGGGTATCGTGCAAAATTTATCCCGAAGGTTTGCCCCATAGTGGGGCGAAGTATTTTAAGCAGGATACTGTTGGAGCTGGGAAAGTAATCCCGTTTCGTTCAATTGAATGGGTGATTTTTTTTGCTAAAGAATCTCTAAATTAATAAGTATTTTTATGGAGAAATCAATACAAGCTGAAGCTTTACTTCTATATAATCAGGGCTTGATTACTAATGCTCCAGCGCTAATCGAATATATTAATGCTTTTAGAAGGTATTCATCTTTTAAAATTTGGTCTATTAATACTGGAACGGGGTTTCCCATGGGTTTAAATAGAGTGGATTTTAAAATAATAATATTACATTATTCTATATTTGGACCAAAATATCAATTAAATAAGAAATTCAGAAGATATATAGGGGAAACATCTTCTTATAAGGTAGCTTTTTTCCAGGATGAGCATCATTATTGCCAACAGAGATTTAATTTTATTAATGGATATAATATTGACTGTGTATATACATTGTTAGAGCCTAATTATTTTAAGGATGTATATTTGAAATATACAAATGCTTCTAAAATAGTTTATGCATTAACCGGTTATGTCAGTGATGATTTGGTGCGGTTGGCTGATAGAACTGCTATTTCATCAGAATCCCGCACGATTGATATTGGTTACCGGGGCAGACGGTTAGGTTATTATATGGGTAGGGGGGCACAGGAAAAATATCAAATTGGGATGGAGTTTAAAAAACGAGTCAAAAACTATAACTTTATTTTAGATATTGAAACAGAAGAATCTAAGCGAATATACGGTCGATATTGGTATCGGTTTTTGTCTAACTGCCGATTTGTTCTGGGGGTAGAAACCGGGGTATCTATTTTTGATCTTAAAGGCTATGTTCAGGAAGAATGTGGAAAAATATTATCAAGAAATCCAAAAATAACCTTTGAAGAATTATCTAAAATAATTTTGTATAAATGGGAAGATAATATTTATTATCGAACCATAGGCCCGAGACATTTTGAGGCGG from Candidatus Brocadiia bacterium encodes:
- a CDS encoding MarR family transcriptional regulator produces the protein MKEDINKFRDMIIDSAGEMAGSLGLNRVVGQLYALLYISSKPLSLDEMLDALRISKGNVSVNIRVLEEWGAVSKIWIKGDRKDYYQANPDIMGIVISRLKSGLAIRLGKADTIINRSEKYLKLINNNNLDPVARETIQAYKKRLVEIKTQKEKVKNILAIMSVDMVRKLL
- a CDS encoding oligosaccharide flippase family protein, whose product is MENKIGQLLKSTIIYGAGGFLNRLISFLLLPLFTAYLTPVDYGISSMLLLVSSFASPILSLGLGVSTGICYFENNDNDRKSAVIWTSFIIMLISSLIFLIPGIWLSGKISFILFKSTDYSYLVFIALIYTGFSILVQPFMWRLQFENRAKKFVVLTTTATIISICASIIMVIFLKQGVKGLIESWLIGQTVTFLIFILFAAGSLRLRLNSILVKELLRLGIPMIPSFACLFLLSQGNRFILQWLKGLEFVGIYTVGFNLGMLMNIIVGGFTTAWMPYFLSYKDKPEEAKVLFSKILTYYVFLFGSISLLFYALAKPVVIIMTQPAFYEAYKSIGPSATAQFLTGVFSILLPGVYYAKEVKIITLIQIVTVAITSILSLIFIYYRGLEGTIVSLVFGYLILILLQYIWNIRRKGTYQNVNYEWKKLILFVFFYIGFSIFTYLDKTSSLWAELILNSIMFFILICVVYKLLEFKERQFLLDFGKSILMKVK
- a CDS encoding replication-associated recombination protein A produces the protein MLAKPLADRMRPRDFNEFVGQSDIIGEDKPMRRLIKDAGNSLATFPSLIFWGPPGSGKTTLAYLVARATGFEFIAFSAVTSGVKEIREVMERAEYNRAMLQKNTILFVDEIHRFNRAQQDAFLPFVEKGAIVLIGATTENPSFELNSALLSRCRVFVLKPLDESALKEIINRAMADPERGFGKTKVSLDEPAMQYIINIANGDARIGLNLLDIAIQSTKQSADGARHISREAVEAAAQKKVMLYDQSGEEHYNIISAFHKSLRGSDPDASLYWLGRMLEAGEDPLYVARRMVRFASEDIGNADPQALMVAMAAKEAVDFVGMPEADNALAQAAVYLATAPKSNAIYAAYNKVKSDVKNTVNEPVPLHLRNPVTDLMGELGYGKEYKYPHDFPYHFVKQEYLPAGLKGKKYYQPTDYGFEKEIRKRIEFWEKLKSQSGADKK
- a CDS encoding ATP-dependent DNA helicase codes for the protein MALDYTIAEIFGAEGLISHGFKGYESRPQQIEMYEVIRDAIKLEKHLVIEAGTGVGKTFAYLIPAIQYSVNSGKPVVISTNTINLQEQIMYKDIPFLRTVLGVHFSAALCKGRSNYLCKRRLNKALLNQSRIFEGMDDVEELARIKKWNAETQADSDGSISSLSWVPSDGVWSKVCSEHDNCAGKKCYHHHECYYQRARAKLAASNLIIVNHPVLVIDAGLKQEEANFLPKYDVVIVDEAHRLELVAQDHLGMEISNDQLTYLFNTLYRPDKNRGFLTFLPAKNAKVKECKDLVLEARDASAEFFDELLGWIKTKLPENGRVKDAAAMAGITNMLSPALGRLYLCLKDLSQQMKVKGKSKKGRDREFSYDYDETELDAFVRRTLGFAGAVESFLKQVQKDNVYWIELKGRNRGTPRIILKGAPLKVNQVVKDIIFDKVKTAVLTSATLACYTPGNQAASASVKPKTDGETNVAVAGIDPLSYIKENLGMENALGKVLGSPFDYQKQVKIYLTKDTPDPRTKEFEFAISKMITDYLGLTNGRAFVLFTSYDLMNRVHERISSQLEQKGMPVYIQGKSMPRHQMLEKFKNNVGSVIFGADSFWQGVDVPGEALENIIITKLPFSVPSTPLVEARIEDMERAGLDSFMNYFLPEAILKLRQGFGRLIRTKTDKGIVVILDSRIMTKNYGKFFLESLPKCQVIVKG
- a CDS encoding class I SAM-dependent methyltransferase translates to MKNNIYSRAPLFLRDKIPVFSLNNEYTDNYERIAHDHILAATCSGENPFIPEKLWVEMENSTVNLVSKYLKGGCKILDVGVGLGRLLNLLPGVEKYGMDISLNYLKVAQSKGIDVCYSLIEDMPYQEGIFDIVVCTDVLEHVIDLNLVCQKIISVLKKGGIFIVRVPYKEDLSGYLKPGYPYKYAHFRSFDENSLRLLLEGIFKCQFIEYTPGGYYIYDTRLKCQLPIIKYKILEALTILKRLLPFFYMILLPKLLYPVEINMCFIKK